TGCGCACCCGCCCGAGCATACTCTTCAAAGGCGCAGAAGCAAAGGAGTGCGACCGGCTGATAATAGAATCCACCTACGGGGACCCTGCCTACATATTCCCCGACTATTACGAAGTCTATTCCAAGCTGGAAAAATGGGTCAAAAGCAATTCCAAATGCAACATCCTGATTGGCGGATACGCATTGGGAAAGTCCCAGGAGCTCATAAAAATACTCAACTCATTCGGCGTAGCTCCAGTGGTTGACAACAACATAGAGCGCTTCAATTCCATCTATTCTGATTTCGGGGTTAAGTTGGATCGCGTAGTGGTGGGAACCGACGAAGCGGAAGAAGCGATGGGCAAGCCCTTTGTCGCGATAGTGGAGATGAAGCGCGCCAAGCGGTATTTCGCGAAAAAGCTCGCGGACGCGTTCGAAAGGAAAACTTTAGTAGCAGTAGCGACCGGCTGGGCCATGAATTACCGATTCGACGCGGACGCGTCCTTCGTTCTGAGCGACCACGCGGACTTCTACGATCTGCTCGGATACATACGCGCCACGAACGCGAAGAAGATAGAATTCGTGCACGGGGACGGCACGCATCTTTCCAATGCCCTCGGTGCATAACCTAGTTCTGCATGCTGTTTGCCTTTCAGCACGTGGGACCCGACTCGCTATGAGCATGAAGTGCTCAATCGCAATTTTCAAGGCGTTTCCTTTTCGCTCGAGTCGCAGAAGCTCATGCCCGCCTAAACCAGTCTTATGCGCTTTGCCGCGAACATCCCGAGCAGAAAAAGTGCAATGAAAGGCATCAGGGGGCATACGGAGTTTCCTACAAAACCCGGATTATTCTTCTCGCTGTATGTCAGCGAAGCATCCGAAGGGGATTTGAGCTGGGCAGTCTGCCCGTTTCCTATGCTCCCGCTTCCCCCGTCAGCTTCGAATTGCCTGCCCTGGGAATCCACCTTGAGCAGCGTGCTCGCGTACTCCTGCGGCTTGGCTGAAGATGCGAAAGAAGGATTCCGGGCAAGGAACTGCTGTGTTTTATAAGATGAAACCTCGAATCTGACATTAGTCCCTTCAGGGACATATATCCATTCCTGGTCGTCCTTCAGGTCCCCGGATGCAACAGCATCGCTGATCGTGTTCTCATACTGCCAGGTCTGGTAGTCCAGGCCCACATGCCCGCCCCTATCATCATACGCATGCAAATCCAAATCCGGCATGGGCCCAAGGGAATTGGCAGTTATCACTACTCCGCTCGGAGGCGCAACAAGCGGCCTCCCAGGGTTCAATGCCGCCCCGACAAGGCTTCTCGGAATATACTCCTCCACCTTGAATGTGGACGTATACGGTGCGGATGTTTCCGTTTCCAGAGTAATCCTGAATTTTCCAGGGACATTCCTGTATATGGTGGCTCCGTCCGGAGCCCCTGCACCGTGCAATGTTGCCCGCCCGTAAGGATATTCAAACTTCGTGGTGTCGTTCTTTTCGGTAAGCCCGGTCTGCGGGCCTATCATGTTCACTACGTAGTGCTTGTTGGTCCCGTCATAAGATACCTTGTACATCACAGTCCCGCTTTCAGGCGCGCTGTAGGTTCCCGACGAATCCCTTGCCTCTATCAGGTAATATGATTTCGCATCGTTGCTCTCAGGGTCATCAAGCCTGTATGTGGTATCTCCTAATTTTTTGCTCTCAATCGCAGTGGCAGTGTAAGTTTCGTTCAGCTTGATGTCCGCATAGCTCAGCCATCCTGCCGATTCCTTAGTGAACGAGCTCATCTGCACCGGGTTGGTCGCCAAAGGCGTTCCCCACCAGTTCCCGGTGCCCATAAGGCCCCAGCTCCCTATTGTTCCGTGCTGGCCCCATGCGTCCACATAGTTGTACCTGTCAGCGACATGGTTCCATTTATCGTATACCGCATATTTGGAGTATATGCTGTGCCCTATCTCATGCGCCCAAAGGCCCATCTCGTCATTCTCAGCCACTATGATCAGGTCCGTCGTATACACCTTGGCAACCCTGTCCGAGCCAGCGACCTCTATGCTGTAGCTGTTGTCACCCCACTGGTCAGCGGTGCTGAATACCCCGTTTGCAGAGTCCGCCTGCTTGGAGCTCCCGGAATAGACCACTATGATTCTTTTGAATGTGAGGTCCTGGGGCATGGAGGTTCCAGCAAAAGCCTTTTTCACCGCAGCTTCGGCATAGCCCTGATGGTCAAAGCCGGCCTGCGAGGCCCCGACAGTATACCAGTCGTTGTTCCCCGCGCTCCCGTCCGCATCCAAGAACGTATATGTGAACGCCTCTTTCCCGTACGAGTTTTTAGCATAATATTCATTCGTTTTCTGTGCTATCTTCTCAAACTCGGCAATTTTCTTGCTTCCCGGCTTGTTCCCGGCCTGCGCCAATATAACGAGCGTGTCCCCGTAGTCGCAGAGCCCCTCCTCCTGCGCCGCTGCATATAATGCCGCGGCCACATCAGCCTCGTTCCCGCCTTCATCAGTCTCATCTGTCGCCATGAACATGTAATTCCTGCAAGACCACACTATCGTCCCGTGCAGGGTCACGCAGTTCTTGTCCGGGTCGTCCGATTCTCCGAAAATGCTCTCAATCCAGCCCACGAACATCTCGTTGAGCGCCTTTGTCAGCCCTGTGGGGTTGCAGTCCTTTCCAGCTTTGAATACCCTGGCATCCCTTCCCTGGTACTTGGTCTTTTCCATCCCGAACAAATCCAATATCTGGTAATTATAAGCTATCTCAAGCGGGTTTCCCGACGCAGTCACATACCCGCGTATCTCTGAGTCATCCCCTTTTCCGTCAGACGAGATAAGATATGCGCTGCCTGGGGCGTCTTCAGGAATGACAGTGCTCTGGGGCCATCCGAGGATTTTGGCCGCCTTGAGGGCTGCATTCTCCGCTTTCTGCGCGTCCGTGGCAGCGAATGCCGCCAGGCAAAACAAGGCCGTTATGAGCAAAATCATCCTAGTTTTCATGCTCGTTTATCCAAGGTAATATTAAAATTCCCTTTGTTCGAAGCCCACAAGCTAAGTTTTATATTCCTGTTCCGAGCAGTATATTCATTAATTCTCTTAATGGCCACGATTGGATTAGGCTGCTGCCCAATTCTCGTAGCCATCACACATCTTTTATTAGCTGTGTAGCAAATATCATCGTGATGGCCACGATTGGATTCGCCTGATTTGCGAATGCTCGTAGCCACTCTATAAGCAGAATATCATGTTCGTGGCCACGATGCCTTTTGTCGGTGTTCCGACAAAAACTCGTAGCCATGCTAGCGATGTAGGTAAAAATAAGCCATGCAGCATATTAACGCATGGCCACGATGTTTCGGTCTACTGACCGAATATCGCAGCCATCACACATCTTTTATTAGCTGTGTAGCAAATATCATCGTGATGGCCACGATTGGATTCGCCTGATTTGCGAATGCTCGTGGCCGCTCGCTCAGCCGGGATGGGAACTCTTATCTCATGGAATATATCGCTCATGGCCACGATGGCGTAGTGGTAGCGTGGGGGACTGTGGCGCATTTGCGCAGAAATCCCTAGATCCGAGTTCGATTCTCGGTCGTGGCCTTATCCGTTTTCCCAGACTTTTCGATCTTCATCCCATTAGATACCAAAAAGCTTTTTAGGCGGGCCTAGCCATGAATACAACATGAGCGCGAATACGCCTGAAAAAGAGCCTGACGGAATCTTTCTTTTCTTCAGGAACCTCCTTACCCCGGAAAAAGCCACAGTGGTGATTCCCTGCTACAATGAAGAGAAAACCGTGGGCCAGGTCGTGCTGGAATGCCTCAGGTCCTACCTGGTCTCAGAAGTCATAGTAGTCGATGACGGTTCTACCGACGGCTCCGCGGAAGCCGCAAGGCAAAACGGGGCGCACGTGATTGCCCATGGCAGGAACAAGGGAAAGGGCGCCGCGATAATGGCCGGTGCAAGGGCGGCAAAGAACGACGCCCTCGTGTTCATTGATGCCGATTTGGAGGATTTTTCCAAGGATACGGTAGAGAAGCTCGTGCTGCCGCTGATAAACCGCGAATGCAGGATATGCAAATCCACGTTCAACCGTTTAGGGGGGAGGATAACCGATTTCACCGCAAAGCCTCTGCTCAAGCACATATTCTCAGAGCTTGAGCTCGGCCAGCCGCTGAGCGGCCAGTTCGCCATAAGAAAGAAGCTCCTGTTCAGCCTGGATGTGGATGCGGACTGGGGCGTGGACATAGCCATAATGCTGTCCGCCCTCAAAGCCGGCGAAAAGATAGTGGAAGTGAACATAGGCGAGCTAAAGCACAAGCACAGGGAGCACGCATCCGTGATAAAGACCGCCGAGGAGGTTTCGCGCACCATACTCCAGCAGGCAGGGTTCCTTGCAAGGAAGCACAAGCTCATAGCGTTCGATTTCGACGGGACCCTTGTGGAAGGCAGGAGCATAGACCTCATCGCGCGCAGATTCGGGTTCATGAAACAGCTTGCTGCCTTGAGAAGCCGGTTCCTCAGGGGCGAAATCAGCGAAAAAAAGCTGAGCGAATCTATAGCGCAAGCCCTCGGGGGGGTTAACATAGCCGATTTCGAGGAAGCCGCAGGAAAGGTGAAAAAAAGAAAATTCGCGGGCGAGACTGTGAACTACCTCAAGCGGATGGGCTACAAGGTCGTGTTGGTATCCTATGCGTTCGACAAGATAATAAATTCCGTTTTCAAGCCCCAGCTTTTCGATGCGATACTCTGCCCCGAGCTCGAAGTTGCGGAAAACACCATTACAGGGGTGATTTCGATTCCCAGGTACCGCAGTAGCCGCCGCTTGTTCCACAAAGGCAAGGCGCTCAGGGCACTGATGCGACGTTTCTCAGCACGGCCTGGCCAAACAATCGCCGTGGGCAACTCCTCTGGGGACAAGGAGATGTTCAAAGCTGCGGGCCTGTCCCTCGCCTTCAGCACCAGAAGCCTGCGTTTCGCAGACGAGCGGATAAAATCTCTGCCGGAAATACTAATAATAGCCAGCTGAAGGCGTACGCATCCGGGCAATCCAGTATAGTGATATGAAAATCTGCTCTCAGTCGTATTCCGAAGAGCATTCAGGGCACTGCGGATTCT
The DNA window shown above is from Candidatus Micrarchaeia archaeon and carries:
- a CDS encoding MBL fold metallo-hydrolase, with amino-acid sequence MQLQSPDALIALDGGGGDVSFVSHAHSDHLNGVRNKERLLATPETMALGQLSGKRESMRGVALLDAGHILGSSQLFVEHDGESVVYTGDLRTRPSILFKGAEAKECDRLIIESTYGDPAYIFPDYYEVYSKLEKWVKSNSKCNILIGGYALGKSQELIKILNSFGVAPVVDNNIERFNSIYSDFGVKLDRVVVGTDEAEEAMGKPFVAIVEMKRAKRYFAKKLADAFERKTLVAVATGWAMNYRFDADASFVLSDHADFYDLLGYIRATNAKKIEFVHGDGTHLSNALGA
- a CDS encoding HAD-IB family phosphatase, with the protein product MSANTPEKEPDGIFLFFRNLLTPEKATVVIPCYNEEKTVGQVVLECLRSYLVSEVIVVDDGSTDGSAEAARQNGAHVIAHGRNKGKGAAIMAGARAAKNDALVFIDADLEDFSKDTVEKLVLPLINRECRICKSTFNRLGGRITDFTAKPLLKHIFSELELGQPLSGQFAIRKKLLFSLDVDADWGVDIAIMLSALKAGEKIVEVNIGELKHKHREHASVIKTAEEVSRTILQQAGFLARKHKLIAFDFDGTLVEGRSIDLIARRFGFMKQLAALRSRFLRGEISEKKLSESIAQALGGVNIADFEEAAGKVKKRKFAGETVNYLKRMGYKVVLVSYAFDKIINSVFKPQLFDAILCPELEVAENTITGVISIPRYRSSRRLFHKGKALRALMRRFSARPGQTIAVGNSSGDKEMFKAAGLSLAFSTRSLRFADERIKSLPEILIIAS